A region of the Candidatus Methylarchaceae archaeon HK02M2 genome:
AAAGAGGCAGACTTTTGTGGAATGATTTCAGGCAATGAAGTGGACAAGTTCTCTGAAACAGGTCTTACCCCAGAACCTGCTGAAATGGTAAAGCCCCCACTTATACGAGAATGTCCAGTAAATATCGAATGTGTTCTTAAAAAGAAGATAGTTTTAGGTGTTCACAACTTATTACTTGGCGAGATAGTCTATGTTCATGTTGATCAAGAAATTTTAGATGAAAAAGGAAAAATCAACTTCACAAAAGTAGCTCCTTTTGTTTACAATCAAGGTGAATACTGGAGCCT
Encoded here:
- a CDS encoding flavin reductase family protein, with translation MKVKKSPWTALFPCPVVLVTCVDSIGKPNIITLAWVGTVCSKPPILGLGISPNRYSYGLIEDTGEFVANIPNKDILKEADFCGMISGNEVDKFSETGLTPEPAEMVKPPLIRECPVNIECVLKKKIVLGVHNLLLGEIVYVHVDQEILDEKGKINFTKVAPFVYNQGEYWSLNQKIGVHGFSK